In Miscanthus floridulus cultivar M001 chromosome 8, ASM1932011v1, whole genome shotgun sequence, the sequence CACGGCTCAAGAATGGCTTCAGGAGCTGTTTTACAGCTCCGTCAACCAAACGCCTCCGCACCGTTCAGCTCCTGGGAAGAAGCTCCGCGATTTCCGCTGAGACGAGCTAGGAGAGAGAAGAGGAGCCAAAAATACCTGCTTCTCCCAGCTCCGTCTCGATCTGGTAGACCCCATCACGCCCATGGTCAAGTCTGCCCCGTGGGAAGGCAAGGCCGGCGTGGGGAGGGACGACGGCGCGGCCGCGCGGAGAGTGGTGGAGGCGGCGCGCTCGTTGGAGCGCAGGGCACGTGCGCAGGGGCGCCATGGCTGCGCAGTGCGTTGAGGCATCGGATCGCGGGGGTGTCATCGCGTCAAGCTGCGGCCATGCGGGCGCGTCCATCTGATGGAGAAGAATGTGCGGTGGAGAAGGCAGAGAAAGAAAATGTGCGGTGGAGATTGGAGAAGATAAGACagagaaagaaaaggaaagagaaaagagagaaaaaagaaaaagaaaataaataagGGTATTATGGAGATTTTACCCTTTCTAACCCAGGAGagaagctgttttgccaaacggtCAAAAAAAACTGTTTCAGCTCCTCAAGTGAATCTGCTCCCCTGATAAAGCTACAACTGAAGCTGTTTTGGCTGGAgccggagctctaccaaacgggcCCTAAATAAGTAGACAGTTATTATTGACTCACATGATAAAGATATGCTCTTTCAACTCAAACTTTGCGCTTAGGGGCAGAGCCAGGATTTAGACATAGGGGGCCAGGGGGCCCTTTAAACCGGCAACCATCATACACGATAAATTCATATACAGTAATGGCATACATAATAACCAAATAAATGTTATTTTACAATACAAAGAAAAggataaaaaaactaaaaaaaacatTGACATAGGAGTACGAAGAAAAATGGAACAAAACTTAATCGGCCCTAGGCCTCTAAACTCCCACTCGATTAATCCAATTCTTAGGCCAGAAAAAATCTAGATGATAACAAAAACAAAGGAGATGAAAAGATACCAGGAAGACTAATTCAAAATAATATAGATGATGTTGAAGATAAATATGGAGGGAGAACCAACAAGCAAGCACTAAATACATtgttaattagataattagggtagTATTGTAGGGACTTAACCAGAATATTGGGTACATAATAATAGAATCACAGCAATAACAACAACAAAAGGAATGAGAAGCACTAATTTAATATTATTAACTAGCTAATTAGAGAATCAACTACCTAATTATGGGGAAGTACTGTGGGGGCACCGGACTGTTGGGGGTGCCAGGCCCCCTCAGCCCCCCTCCCTTCGCCACTGTTTGCGCAGGTCTTTTAACTTTTTGCTGAATTTGGTTTGGTTCACTGACTATATTTTGATTACTGTCTGAATGACCTCCCTGAAATCAGTATTTGTTGCACTATTAATGTCCAGTTAACTGGCAAACTGGTTGGTTTCAGCGACAGGCAAACCAATTACTTGTAGCACATAGTAGTTCGGTTCAGTCGGATGGACGATGCGTAGTGGCGAAGCTATAACAAATGGTTTGTAGGTGTGATTAACTTGTCCGGCAAACACTAAGTAGTGTTGCGCCGGCAGCTTTTACCTGGTTACTGATACTACGACTTTGGTCATTTGTAGAACCTAACTAGGAGTAGTTcatattcacaaaaaaaaaaaaaactaggactTGTTTGTACAGTTCTGCTCTGTTGGTTGCTATTGTGCATCTGCTTACTGCCTGTTGCTATTTCTGCAGAACCGCTGTGTAAATATGATAGCTCACTTGTTCAATGCACCGATTAAGGAGGATGAGACGGCTGTTGGAGTCGGAACAGTGGGATCCTCAGAAGCGATCATGCTTGCAGGTCTAGCATTCAAGAGGAAATGGCAAAACAAGAGGAAGGAACAGGGGAAACCATGTGACAAACCCAACATTGTCACTGGTGCTAATGTTCAGGTATTTTGTTTGTGTAAAACTGCCGGACAAGGTGATCAGATTGCAACCACCATAAGTGTCTGAAATATGCCTTTGGCGATTTCTAATGTCCTAGGTTTGCTGGGAGAAGTTTGCAAGGTATTTTGAAGTAGAACTAAAGGAAGTTAAGTTATCAGAAGGATATTATGTCATGGACCCTGTCAAGGCTGTTGAGATGGTGGATGAGAACACTATTTGTGTTGCGGCAATCTTGGGATCAACTCTCAATGGAGAGTTTGAAGACGTCAAACTATTGAACGACCTTCTTACAAAAAAGAACAAGGAAACAGGGTAAGCATTTGTTTTTTCGATGCCTGGGATTCCAGGGTATTATCTTCTGAATGCAACCATAACAGTCCATCGGTTCAGTAGTATTGAGGCAATGTATGTTTTCGGTTCAAAGTGACTGTCAACCATCGTTCCAAATTTTAGATAAAACCTTTGTTAAAATGATTCCTTGAAAGAAATGTTGCAAACTTATTTCCAAGAATGAACCCTTCTTGCATTATTTGGGTAATAACAAATGGACTgagtcaaaacttatttgcaaaaattGAACCTTAGGTGAATGATAAATGAACATTATTGCCATCAGTGCCATGTCACTCCAAGCAATTATAGGTTGCATTTTCCTGAAACCATCCAAAAGAATGGGCTTCGCTATCTTTCTTATGGATATGACCAAACCTTTAAAGCTAAGCAGACTAACACAACATACTCTGCTCTAGTTTCTGTCAAGATGCTTACTCTCTTATGCGTGCAATGAAGGTGGGATGTGCCTATTCATGTTGATGCTGCGAGTGGAGGATTCATAGCACCTTTCCTCTACCCTGAACTTGAATGGGACTTCAGGCTACCTTTGGTGAAGAGCATCAATGTCAGTGGGCACAAGTATGGCCTTGTCTATGCTGGTGTTGGTTGGGTCATTTGGCGGAGCAAGGAGGATTTGCCAGAAGAGCTCATTTTCCATATAAACTACCTAGGGACTGACCAGCCTACATTCACGCTCAACTTCTCCAAAGGTATCTTCCATTCTTTCTTTTCAGGTTCGTGTCATTTTTTAGGTCTTCCTCATGTTGCAGGGAATTGAGTGCTTGGCAATTTTCTTCAGGTTCCAGTCAGATCATTGCGCAATACTATCAGCTCATTCGCCTAGGCTTCGAGGTACTGCTATTCTCCTCTTGATCAAACAGTTTGACGTATGTACAGGGAACAAAAAGATGCTGTCTGATACATTCTTCTTCAGAGCATATAATTTTTCTTTCAGTTTTCCCTTGTGCCGTTGTTACAACCTGCAATCTGCTCTATTATTTTGGTGCCACTTTTCTGATGTAGGGGTACAAAAACATCATGGAGAACTGCCAGGAGAATGCCGCGATACTGCGAGAAGGCATCGCAGCGACCGGGCGGTTCGACATCCTGTCCAAGGACACCGGCGTGCCGCTGGTGGCCTTCTCGCTCAAGGACAGCAGCCGGTTCAGCGTGTTTGACATCTCCGAGAACCTGCGGCGGTTCAGCTGGATCGTGCCGGCGTACACGATGCCGGCGGACGCGGAGCACGTGGCGGTGCTCCGCGTCGTCATCAGGGAGGACTTCAGCCGGAGCTTCTCCGAGCGGCTCGCCTCGGACATCCGGAAGATCCTGCACGAGCTGGACGCGCGCGCCACCCACGCCGTGACCTgggtctccaccgccaccgccaccgccgccgccgcgcagtcAGACGACGACGGCGTCGTGGCCAAGAAGAGCGTGCTGGAGATCGAGGGGGAGGTCGCCGCGCGGTGGAGGAACGCTGTGAACAAGAAGAAGACGGGGGTCTGTTGATGCGTTACAAGGGGAGGGCCGAGGGTGTGAGAGTGAGTCGGAGGTTTCACCATGGCAGCTTCGTTTATATGTGTGATTGTGTCTGTGCAGACGCTGGGTGCGGTGGTCCTGTTGCGTGTAGCACCGGGCGTTGGTCCAGTACTCCAGTTACGTATATGTGCACAAGGACACGGTGCTGTATGCAGTATGCAAATGTTCAGGATTCAGGAACCAGAAATAATGTATGTAAATGTTGGATTTATGCCACATGTTGGCCCTGTACGTACTTCCCCTCTTTCGCAATATATTTGTTCGTCAGGTATTTTATGTAATCTTCCCTAATAATATTATTAAACTAGAATTACGTTCCTGCATTGCAACGAGAATAAGAAAATATATCGTACACTGCCAAACTTTTATCATGATTACCAGTGGACTGAAATAATTATACAACCTTGCACTGCCATCATTCATGGAGGACACTGACCCCGGCATTCACGGGAGCATGGAGCTGCATGAAAGGAATCCAAGGTGAGTAATGCAAAGGTATGCACATAATCCCTATTATTTTCTTCTAAGCACCATCATTTTCTTACTCAAATATACTTAGTACATTGCTTAAAATGTCGACATTCATCAAGAGAGGGATTAGGTGGGTCGCctgacccctctctctctctctctctctctctctctctctctctctctctctctctctctctctgctcctATCACCTCCAATCACTCCTACCTTGCATGTGTTGAAAAAATGCAAAAGCTGATGATGTGATTCCACCTTTCATCCTTGCCTCCCACTCACCTTGGCCTTTCCTCCAACATCTCTAAAGTTTTCAATCAATCCCTTCACATTTCTTCTTTTGATTCTCCTggagtaaggatggcaacgggatgTACCCGTTGGGTATCACCGGAACGTTCTCTTTCCCGCTAtagagaattcatcccgtccctaTCCCATTAACTGTCTCTGGTATAGATTCTTgctcatccccgtacccgtcgggcacCGGTTGGGTaatagatacccgacgggtactgcatacccgataaacaagggcACTTGGgatcgcagctttgcaatcggagacgtttcttcttcaccccgggtataagtgtcggagtctcggagatgtcgaggagaaggagcgaggttgcgaggaggacgagcaaaggtggcagagagactgaactgaggaagcgaggagcacgagcgctcgtgaggcaagcgtgcttgtgctgctggcggagatggtgaggaaaaattgaactagggttcctagaacacacaaattatatatatatgattgttcagatttggaccaaaatacatATGTTGAGCttttttgggcctaatactcgcatgacagcttaaatagtcgggttccccaatgggtaacggggacgggtaaacagggaacgttcccgtatcCGCTATACCCGTCagggatggattcttgcccatttagatacccgcgggtaaagatatgattccatccccgtcccctaatagatcaaatacccgtcgggtatcggggccccgttgccatctttatccTAGAGCCATGCATACGTCCTTGGCACTTTGCACCTTCCTGGCTCCATTTATGGCCTTGGGGTGTGCACTCTCTCTTCATATAAGAATTTACAAGCCTTTGCTAATATCCACACACCTCTTCTCCTTCGTACTCCACCACCGAAAGCCAATTTGCCTAATCACCAAGCAAACCATCCTACCAGGAGAAGAAGGGCAATGTTGTGGTGATCTATAAATCAAGGACGTGCTTTGTTTTCGCTAACCCATAACCCCTCCTCTTGAGATTGTCATTGGTTTTCATGAATCATGAAGAAAGGTCTCAAAGGTTTCCTTGGCATAGGAAGTAGCAACCGAGTTAATAATCATATCCGATTCCCATCGGATAGCCACTCTTCGTCAAGAAATCAAAGCAATCGCGACAACAATGCCATGAGCCAAGGAAGTGGAGGCCAACAAGTGGAACTTCGTGTCTTGACAAGTGATGAACAAATCATTTTGATGGACGATCGGGAGCAACAAGCCTTTCAAATCCTGAAGGACCACACATTTCTACACATCCGAGTGTACGATCATGACTTCCTCAACCACACAGGTATGATTACTGAATTTCAAAATATTTTCCGCACTACCAGTTGGGAAAATTTTTGATGTATCATTGAAGAAGGGTCTAGACAACTCACCTTTGAATTTTTGTGCACGCTTACAACAACTACAAATCATGTTACTTTTAGACTCCGAGTTATGAATGTCATTAGTTCTTGGAAGTCTAGAATCATCAGAGTTCTTAATTTGTTTCCAGAAATCAACTTTATCAAAACCTTCAACAGCTTTGTCTAAATCAGGATTAATGCAACCTTTATTAAAGCAAACAAAGCACTAAATTGTTTCCATGGGAACGTTTATTGCTCACCAAAGAGTCTAAAAGTAACATGATTTGCAGTTGTTGTACGGGTGCAAAAAAATTCTATGATGAGTTGTCTAGACCCTTCTTCAATGATACGTCAAAAATTTTCCCAACCAGTAGTACGGGAAATATTTTGAAATTCAGTAATCATACCTGTGCGGTTGAGGAAGTCATGATCGTATACTCGGGTGTGTAGAAATGTGCAGTTCTTCAGGAtttggaaggcttgttgctcccGATCGTCCACCAAAATGATTTGTTCATTACTTGTTAAGACACGAAATGTTGGTGGGTTTACGTGTACTTCTTGTTCAATCTCGAGATTGATCGGTCTACTCAATTCCTCGAAGATACTCGTAGGGTAGGGCGTGCGTATATCGTTCATAGAGAGTGAATGTATGCTCAAATTTATACGACGGTGCCGCATAGGACTCTTCGTGCAATGCCCCACCGAGCAGCTTCCAATGGCCCACTCAGGTGGCGGCAAgatggaggaaggaggaggatggAGTGGCAGTGGCTAGGATTAGTCGCCGCCCATGTAGCCCATATGGGGAGTGACATGGGGGCCTCTTTTAACAGAACGAGTTCATaaccagcctgttcgtttgttggttttagtcagggcttatcagccagccaacattatttttttttctctcacaacaaaccagcaccagccgggcttatcagttcAATAACCAACCAGCAAACAGACCGAACATATCCTCTACGGGGGCCTCTCTGTCATAACATATCCTCTCTGTATATCTCAATCTAATgaaatatattatatttattgCTCATATAGCTTCAAACGGATGGAGTACAGCCACAAAGATGCTATCTTTGTGTTAGATCTTCTCCGATCCATTGGCAATTTGTATATGTAACTAGATATATGCCCGTCCGTTGCACAGGGTAATAAGTTTATATCCACATATATGATGACACACGTGGCTTGAGGATTAGACGAAAATATTAAGAAATATACAAATCTAATTACATAGAAAATATAAAGCCCATTTCATGATTTTTGTGACCTATATCGTGTAGACCTAGTTTCtataaacctaacaaaattggtttcattttTTTAATACTTGTGTGATTTATTATTATGTATTTTACAATTTTATAAGCTGATTTGATCATACTCACAAAATAACAAAAAGCTAGTAAACAATTTCGCGTTGGGAATCTAAACTATTTTTAAATTCATTCggacctttttttttcttctctttttgtcaTTGTTCGTAGGGCCTAAGGTGCAGGTGTTGTCACGATAGTCTTCCTCGCTATATCTGAGTTCCATGGCGAGAAACTAGCCCTCTCCAAGTTCTGGGGCGTCAGTAACAGCAGTAGCCAGGGCCAGGGATGAAGCAGTAGTAGCAGGGCACCGACATGGTCCTACTGCCGAGTCGACACTCGGGATGTTGTTGTTGTATGCCCCGGCGCTTGTCGCATCACTCGCATCCTTTGTCGTCGTGCACTGCCAACATTCAGCAAGAGACCACAGCCATTGGTAGGCTGCGCGACTGTGGCCGGGGCACCATTGTTGGCTTGGGTAAAGTGTGGACGCCATCGGTGGTACGGCGCCTTGTGGTGTTGTGAGATCTTATGCCGTTGGCAGGTGTTTCCTGGCGGCGGACTTTGCCATGAGGTTGTGCATGGATGGCAGACGCGATCTTTGATGAGGGCAACATTAAAGGATGTGCTCCCGCGCTCGAGGATCGGGTCGGTATGTTTCCATGATTTGGTGTGCCATGGTCCACCTGGAGAGTCCAATGAAAATTCATATGTTGCACATGCGGGATTGACTGGCAGAAGCGAGCGATCGGGGCCAAGCATTGCCGCGCAGACGATTCCCATTAAATAATATCATGATAATTCCACGTCTCAATTGTAAGAAGTGGGAAGCCAGCCGCAAAGAAGTGGATACATATCTTAGGCTTGAAAATCTTCTGGATTGGTGACCACAGCTTGGTGTCCATGCAAAACATATTTTTCTAGTTGACCTATTAAGCAGCGGCGGATTCAGGATTTAAAATCAGGGTAGTCCtagtaaaaaaattcatgtgcaACACGACAAAATTCAAAGAAAAAGTTCGGTAAACTGGCTATAAATTAACCAAATTGAGATAATACAATTGAAAGGTTCAAATCGTTGTAGTCCTTCAGAGTAGGGAAGTGTTCCGGCGTCTTATTGAATCTGAGCCCAAATCCATACAGATAATGGTAGTTAGCAGCTTGATAGAAAAGAATCCCTTTTCTTACAAAGAACAGAGAGATTGCATCAGGGTGTGGAGCGCACATGCTGGCTATCCTGCGACGGATGGTCATCTCCTTCGCCCACGCATCCCCCCCGCCGCCTGATACCATCACCATCTTACCGCCGCTGCCTAGACCGCAGGATCAGCTCCTGCTCTGCCGTGGACTCGCGCTGCGGCGGGTCCCGCACTGCTCGGCGCCTCGACACACCAACGGATGTGACGCATAGGCTCGGCAACGGCGACTAGCGCCAGGCCCAGCCGCCAGGCGGGGCGGCGGGTGGCCGGCGGTGTGCTGCGCTCCGCGCTTGGGCAGCTCGACCTCGGTGCTCGGGGATGGCGGCGCTCACGCTGGTGGAGTCCGCAGGGACGCCGTCCGCCTCACGGTCAAGTGTCGCAGACTCGCGGCCTCGGGGGCTCGGGAAAGGATGTGGCTTCTTTCAGTTCTTTCTTGGGCCAGATTTTTTTATGGGCTAAAAGATAAAAAATGCTGACTACTAAAAAGTTTTTGGACCAGAATTCAGGGTAGTCATGGGCCTTCCTGAACTAATCTTTGGGTCCGCCACTGCTATTAAGATATTGGATTTAAAATTTAGAACATATTTTATATGAAGTAGTCTGCCATATTTGCCTTTTTATCTTTACCTGGCTACCCTGTATAATCCATGTGTATGCGGCCGGAGGAAGCTCGGTTTGATCCAGAAATCATCCGGAACGAGCAAGCGGCGTGCGGTTACAAGCGCGTCATGGAAAGCGGGAGCTCGCTTGAAGTAGATTGCTCGGCGGCCGTGACAGCTCGCAGTGCCCTGGCCACGCTCCTTGTCTAAGTGTGTTGGCTACTTTTCGAAGAGGAAACCGCTCAGTGTTCATAGTTTTGAGTCTTGACGGGTCCACCGGTCAGCCCGATGGGACTTCGGTCCCAGCCTCACAGGAGCGCGCATACCAAGCCGTTTGTGCACGAAACCCCCTTAGGCCGTTGGTTTACGGCATTACAAGGCCAGGAATCAACTCCTCTAgtgaaagcttatataaattaaaGTTACTAATCTGGTTAGGAATTCTTCCTGGGGCTCGTTTCCGGTGAAACAAACGTGGCCTTACTCTTTTTaggtgtgtgtgtatgtgtgtgtgtctatatatatatgcacatcaaTTTTGCTCGGGCCACTTATGGTTGGTTTAGGTTAGCCCAAGTCATCACTTGAGTCCTCAACTGGTGATGAGGTCTATAGCGAATAACCAAACGATGGAAACATATGGTCCCTCATGTCGCTACCGTTGTAGCTGAACTACGTATGACGAAGGATCATCTTATTCATATTTAGATGTAGGAGCTTCGGCGAAATACACGCCTTGGCTTCGATTTTTCAGATTTAATTGTCAAGAAAATTATTCTCAGCTAGGATACGTACACTGAGGTATCGATTATTAGCAACACAATGAGTGCGAGGGGCCTCACAGAT encodes:
- the LOC136477098 gene encoding glutamate decarboxylase-like, whose translation is MVLSHASSSRDDDTVACTFASRYVRERLPRYRMPERSIPREAAYQIINDELMLDGNPRLNLASFVTTWMEPECDKLFMDSLNKNYVDMDEYPVTTELQNRCVNMIAHLFNAPIKEDETAVGVGTVGSSEAIMLAGLAFKRKWQNKRKEQGKPCDKPNIVTGANVQVCWEKFARYFEVELKEVKLSEGYYVMDPVKAVEMVDENTICVAAILGSTLNGEFEDVKLLNDLLTKKNKETGWDVPIHVDAASGGFIAPFLYPELEWDFRLPLVKSINVSGHKYGLVYAGVGWVIWRSKEDLPEELIFHINYLGTDQPTFTLNFSKGSSQIIAQYYQLIRLGFEGYKNIMENCQENAAILREGIAATGRFDILSKDTGVPLVAFSLKDSSRFSVFDISENLRRFSWIVPAYTMPADAEHVAVLRVVIREDFSRSFSERLASDIRKILHELDARATHAVTWVSTATATAAAAQSDDDGVVAKKSVLEIEGEVAARWRNAVNKKKTGVC